The Bdellovibrio bacteriovorus W nucleotide sequence TATAAACACAAACGAAATTACAATCTCATATTTTCAGAACGAGATCCGATAAGGTAAATATAACTTTATTTGGAGGGGAAAATCTTAGTCCTTAAGAAACAAGTCATCTCTTTATTAAAAGTTTTGATCTTACTTGTGGTGATCATATTTCACACGGGTTGCCTTACAAATTGCCTTGTCGCTGGAGATCTAAAAACATCAGAAGAGACTGTTTCCTTACAACTTTACTCCTCCGAACCAAGCTCTACCAGCTCTCATATCATACCTGTCTACGCTGTTTTTTCTGAAGAACTGGCAGAACTCTCTATCAAGTCATTTCGCGTAACAAATGGAATCCTAGAAAGCTTTCAACAATTATCAGAATCCCCAAATACTTATCTTCTTGAAGTTCGACCAATGTATATAGGAACTGTCACGATTGAGCTGAACATAAACAATGTTTGGGCTAAATCATCCAATAGTCTTAGACCCATTATAAAAGAGAAGATCTCTTTTAACTTTTTTTACGTAAGTCCCTTTACAGAATTTTCTGTACCTTCGAAACTCACTGTTACCTCACAAGATTCAACTGAGTACACACTCACTTACAGAGGGACCTATACAGAGGTTGTTCCTAATCTATATGATTTTTTAAGTTTAGATTACGCCGGCAACGTTCAATGTGACTTTTTAGACTTAAATAAAATAAGTAGATTTCAGTATAAGGTTATAATTTCAGGCTGCCATGGGAATGGATTAGTACGCCTGAGAGTCGAAGCTGGAAGTGCGTCTGCTGAGGATGGCCCCTTCCCTATTATGCTCTCGCTCCACAGGCTGACAGTCGCAAACCCACTAAATTAGTCTCCTTGAAGCAAAAATCAAGACTATCAGATAACTTCTACTGATGATTGACACTCTAATTCTCCAGATCTTTTGTTTCATACGATCCATGAAAAATTTGATTTGCAACAGGGCGTTTCCTGTAAAAACTTACTTCCTCTCATTTCGACTCATGATAGGCTTGAATACGCCTATGTCTTCTTAAAAGACTTAGAACAACTCAACGGAATTTTAAATGAAATATCTTTTTCTGATTCTAACTACTTTATCAGGAGTCTCTTGTATGCACAAAGCCCCTCAAGCTCCCAAAGCAATGACGAAACCACACAACCTGAGCATTCATGGTGACACTCGAGTGGATAACTACTTCTGGCTCAAAGATCGTGAAAATCCAGAGGTTATTAAATATCTAGAGTCCGAGAACAAGTTCACTGCTGAAAGCATGAAAGACGTCAAAGGACTCGAGGAAGAACTCTTCAAAGATATGAAGTCACGAATCAAAGAAGATGAATCTTCATTTCCTGTAAAAAAAGGGAATTATTATTACCAAGTTCGCTACGAGGTCGGTGCGCAATATCCGCTTTACACTCGAACTCATATCGCAAGCCACACGGAAGAAGTTCTTCTCAATATTCCCGAGATGGCAAAGGGACATAGCTTCTATCAAAACACTTCTCCAAAGATCAGCCCCAATGAAGAGTGGATGGCCTATGGAGTAGACACAGTGGGGCGCCGTTTCTATACAGTTTCCGTTAAAAATCTGAAGTCAGGTGAAGTCCTTTCCCATCAGATAAAAGATATCACTCCTAACTTTGTATGGGCTGCGGATAATCAGCATTTATTTTACGCAAAACAAAATCCCGATACTTTGCGATCAGAAAAGATCTTCCGCTTTGATATCAAAACTGGAAAAGAGGAGATGGTTTACTTTGAAGCCGACGAAATCTTTTCGGCGTACGTGTATAAATCTTTGTCAGAGAAATTTATTTTTATTGGTTCTGCCAGCACTCTAACCTCTGAAGTTCATTTCTTGGATGCGCACATTCCTCTTCAAAAGCCGCGATTGTTCTTAAAACGCAAACAAGGACACGAGTATTCCGTCACTGATGGCGTCGATAAGTTCTATATCTTATCGAATGATGGTGCGACGAACTTTAGAGTCTTTGAAACATCTATTTACGATACAGACAGACAGTTCTGGAAAGAGATCATCCCCCATAATCCAAAGTCTTTGATTCAAGACATGACAGTCTTTGAACACTATATCGTTCTTGAACAAAGAGAGAATGGTTTAACACATATTCGCATCTACGATCGCCATGGTAAAAATCCCTACTCGATCCCTTTCACAGACCAAAGCTACTTAGCATCTATTGGGGATAATCGTGAGTATCAATCTCATACTTTGAGATATAACTTTGAATCTTTAAGACTTCCGGATTCCATCTACGATTTTAATATGAAGTCACACACGCAAGAGCTAAAAAAAGTTCGCGAAGTGCCAAACTATAATGCGGAAAAATATGTCGCTGAACGAGTGATGATTGAAAGCCATGATGGCGTTAAGGTTCCGGTTTCTATCATTAGAAAAAAAGACTTTAACTTCGATTCTTCAGCAGGCCTTTTAATATATGGCTATGGATCTTATGGGGCGACCATGGAACCATGGTTTCACAGCGACATCTTCAGCTTGGTTGATCGCGGCTTTGTCTATGCCATTGCCCATATTCGCGGAGGCTCTGAAATGGGCCGCGAGTGGTTCGATACCGGCAGACAAATGCATAAAAAGAATACCTTCTTAGACTTTATCGCCTGCACCGAAGGCTTATTAAAAATGCGCTACGCCTCCCCGAAAAGAGTTTTTGCGATGGGTGGAAGTGCGGGAGGTCTTTTGATGGGGGCCATTACGAATATGCGCCCTGATCTTTACACTGGAATCGTAGCCCAAGTTCCTTTTGTGGACGTTGTCACAACCATGCTCGATGAAACGATTCCTCTGACCACTGGCGAATACGAACAATGGGGAAATCCAAACGAAACAGAGGCATATAAGTATATTCTTTCTTATTCCCCGTATGACAATGTCGTCGATGCTAAGTATCCAAATATGCTTATAACGACAGGCTTGCACGACTCTCAAGTTCAGTACTGGGAGCCCGCTAAGTGGGTCGCCAAACTGCGCGATCATAATAAAGGGAACTCTTTAATCTTAATGAAAACCAATATGGATGCAGGTCATGGTGGAGCTTCAGGTCGCTTTGAAAGACTGCGCGAAGAGGCTACGGAAATGGCCTTTATTCTTATGATCGATAAAGCACATCAACACTAAACGAAAAAAGGCCGATCTAAGATCGGCCTTTTTTTATTCTTCATCTAAAGAATCAGATTTCTTATTTTGTTAAGCTAGAGTCCTCAACGATAATCAATGCACTGTACGTGTTGAATGTCGTTGCATAGTTCGGATTTGTCTTACTTCTGAAGTTTTGTTTCGTGATATAAATCATACGTCCTGCTTCATCAAGAACAGGAGTTCCATCTTCACGAATCATTGGGATCTGACGACCTTCCGTTGATCTCACTTGGTTAAACAAGTTCTGCGCTGATGTAGCATCTTGTCTTGTGCATCCACCTGAAGCGCGGCTTCCCAAGTAGCCTGCATACTTAGAGTAAACTTCATGCAAAGCTAAACCGTTATCGATATCGTAAAAAATCGCATACGGCATTGATGAATCCCACGAGCTAGAAACATGGTCTTTTGATAAGTACTTCGGTGTAAAGTAACCCGTTGGCGTATTAGACCAGTAAGACTTTGGAGGAGCCCCTGTACACGACTTGTTTTTACGCTTTAACTCAAGAGTCTCGCGACCTGTAGAAACTTTGGCTTTATGAATTAAACGACCGTTCTCATAAACTCTCATTGATTGCGCGCCAGCACCTTTAGCTGCTCTATCAATGACGATCACATAAATAAAATCTCTCATCCAAGGTTTAGAATCGAAATCAGACTCAGAGAATTTTCCGAAGAAATGATCCGGTAGCTTTTGCGTGCTTTGCATTTCACTGCGATAGGTTTGATTGTATTCTTCTTTTGAATACTTACAGTCGTTGAATGCGTTTTTTACTTTACCCCAAACAGAAGCTGAGGCTGCGTGTGATGCTACTAGGGAAGCTAAAACCACACCATACTTAATTGACTTCATAGTCATCTCCGTTTCGACATTTATTTCTTCTTTAAACAATGAACCCGAAGAGATTTATCAATGGAAACGGACTTTTTAAACACTTTCAGGAAAAAATCAAATCAACCCTTACTTATTAACAGCCTTGTCTAAACTTTATACACTCTTGACTCTCAGATTTATTGAAAATCCGCAATACTTCAGGCAATTCCACAGCTTTAAAGGGGCTCGCTCCTTAGGGCCTCAAGAAAGAAAAAGCTCCTATTACTTCTAACAGGAGCTTCGTTCGTCGGTCGTATTTACAAGCCTCTTAAGTGAGCTTTCTCAGAACGTAGTGCAAAATCCCATCGTTCTTAAAGTACTCTAACTCTACAGCCGTATCGATACGTGACTTTAAAGGAACCAGAGTCATCGTTCCATCCTGGCGCTTCACTTCAAGCTCCAGAACCTGACTCGGCTTCATTGTCTCTATTCCGCGAATAGACAGTAGCTCTGTGCCATCCAAATTCAGTGTTTTGCGATTCACGCCATCCTTAAACTGCAATGGAATAACTCCCATTCCAATAAGGTTCGAACGATGGATACGTTCGAAGCTCTCGGCAATAACAGCCTTCACACCAAGGAGTCTTGTTCCCTTAGCCGCCCAATCGCGTGAAGAACCTGTACCGTATTCTTTTCCGGCAATAACTATCAAAGGCGTTTTAGTGCCCATGTACTTAGTTGCCGCATCGTAGATGGACATCACCTCACCTGTCGGAGCGTATTTTGTGACACCGCCTTCAGTTCCCGGAGCAAGTTCATTCTTAATACGAATATTTGCGAAGGTTCCGCGTACCATCACATCATCGTTCCCGCGACGTGAACCATAAGAGTTGAAATCTACTGGCTCTACGTTTTTAGACATAAGGAACCGACCTGCTGGAGAATCTTTTTTAATACTCCCCGCCGGAGAGATATGATCTGTTGTGATAGAATCACCAAGAAGCGCTAAAATTCTTGCGCCCGAAATATCTTCCAACTTACCTAAACCTTTTTTCATACCATCAAAGTACGGTGGATTTTTGATATAGGTACTTGGAGTCCATGAGTAAGTCTGCTCAGAGGTCGTCTTGATATTTTTCCAATCTGCCGTGCCATCAAAGACGTTGCCATAACGATTTTCAAACATATCAACATCAACCGTGTTACGGACTGTCTCGCGAATTTCCTCATTAGACGGCCAGATATCTTTTAGATAAACATCTTTGCCGTCGTGTCCTTTACCCAATGAATCCTTGTAGAGGTTTACTCCCATATGCCCCGCTAAAGCATAGGCAACGACTAGCATAGGTGAAGCAAGGTAGTTGGCCTTCGCCTGAGGATTGATACGTCCCTCAAAGTTTCTATTGCCAGATAATACAGAAGCAACAACGAGATCGCCTTTATCAACAGCTGCGCTAATAGGCTCTGAAAGAGGACCCGAGTTCCCAATACACGTTGTACAGCCATACCCTACAAGATTGAATCCCAACTGATCGAGATACTTTTGAACACCCGCTTTTTCTAAGTAATCTGAAACGACCTGTGAACCCGGAGCAAGCGATGTCTTTACCCATGGCTTAACCGTCAAACCTTTTTCAACGGCTTTTTTTGCCACGAGACCTGCGCCCAACATCACATCTGGATTTGAAGTGTTCGTGCAGCTAGTGATAGCCGCAATAACAACATCTCCATGTCCTAAGCTATAGTCTTCGCCAACGACGGGAACTTCAAAGCTCTTTCTTTGACGTTTGGTTTGTTCAACTTGAAATGTTTTATCTAACTGAGTTTCAAAATCTGCCGGAGCCTGACTTAAAAGAACACGATCCTGCGGGCGCTTTGGCCCTGCTAATGAAGGCTCTACCGAAGACATGTTTAAGTGAAGAGTGTCTTGGAAAGTGAAGTTCTTTTCATCTTCCTCATGTCTCCATAAACCTGTTGCTTTTGCATAGGACTCTACAAGCTCTAATGTCTCTGCGGGTCTACCTGAGTTTTTTAAGTAACGAAGAGTTTCATTATCAATCGGGAAGAAACCACAAGTAGCTCCATATTCTGGGGCCATGTTCGCTATCGTCGCACGATCTGCAAGACTTAAAGAATTCAATCCAGGCCCATAGAATTCAACAAACTTACCCACCACACCTTTTTGACGTAGCATCTGTGTAATTGTCAAAACTAAGTCTGTCGCCGTTGTACCTTCTTTAAGGTTTCCTTCCAACTTGAAGCCAATAACTTCTGGAATCAACATGCTCAACGGCTGACCTAACATCACCGCCTCAGCTTCAATTCCACCAACACCCCAACCCAATACGGAGAGACCATTTACCATGGTCGTATGGCTATCAGTTCCGACGAGAGTATCTGGGTAGGCATAAGAACCATTGTTCCAAACAGTCTTTGCAAGGTATTCCAAATTAACTTGGTGACAGATACCCGTCCCCGGAGGAACCACTTTAAAATTTTGAAATGCGTTCTGTCCCCATTTCAAAAATGTGTATCTTTCAGAGTTTCTCGCAAACTCCATTTTTACGTTTTCATCAAATGAGTTTTTTGATCCAAATGAATCCACCATCACCGAGTGATCAATCACGAGATCCACTGGCACTAAAGGATTGATCTTTTTCGGATCTCCTCCCAAGGCTTTCATAGCATCTCTCATGGCTGCAAGATCGACAACAGCAGGCACGCCTGTGAAATCTTGCATCAGCACACGTGCAGGGAAAAAAGATATTTCACGTGATAGAGATTTTTCATCCAGCGCTAATAAAGACTCTACGTCATCTTTGGTAACATGCATTCCATCTTCATGGCGCAATAAATTTTCCAGTAGAACTCTTAATGAGCGTGGAAGTTTTTTAAGATTCGGATGTTTGATTTTTGACTGATTAAAAATCGTGTACTGAGTCTTACCGACAGAAAGTGTTTCTTTCGTGCCAAAGCTATCTTTAGATTGAATATTCATGAGAGCTCCTATGATTGTTCATTCCAACTGCCACGCAAGATTTTATCAAGCCAAAAGGCAGCAATCTGGGTTTTCACATCTGACAAATGTCCACTTTGAATCAACTCTAAAAGTTGGGGGATTTCAATTTCGACAGTTTCTAAAAATTCTCCTGCGTCCAATTTCACATTCGAGAAAGTTAAATTTTTCGCAAGATAGATATCAATGTGCTCATCGGAATAACCAATCACAGGATGAATGGTCGTTAGGAACTTCCAATCCTTAGCCGTGTATCCTGTTTCTTCCAAAAGTTCTCTCTGAGCCGTTATCAAGAGATCCTCGCCGGCATCTCTTTTGCCTGCAGGAAATTCCAGGAACTCTTTCTTCACCGCGTGACGGTATTGGCGAATCATGACTACTTTATTGTTATCTAACAAAGGAATGATTAAAGAAGCTCCGGGGTGCTGAATATATTCACGTAGGTACACCTTACCATCTGGCCCCTGCACCTCATCCTGCTTCACCTTGAGAAAGCTTCCGCTATATACATCTTTAGTAGAGAGAGTTTTTTCTGAGAGTGCGTCCATTGAAGTCCTTAATATTTTTTTTCATACTGAGTGATTCTATTCTTAGCCGAAGGTCTTGCAGTGATCTTTAGAAAACGCTTCGATGTTTTATATTAAATCACTCTGTGAAAGAATCAAACCTGTGACTCGGATTTTTAGAAGTTGGAGGATTTTTGATGTTTCACAATAAGGGTGCCATCAGTTTATTTTTAGCCATCGCTGTCGTCGGCTCACTACTACCACAAACTGCAGAAGCACAGAGACGTTTTGTTCCACGCGCTTCCACTGGAGATATTTCTTTAGGGATTGCTATTGCCACAGTTTCTGCGGGTCAAGATGACATGAACTCCGCTATCGATGCTGCAGCCGCAACAGGTGCTTCTACGAAAAACCTTGGCAACGCATGGGAAATCATGGGCTCTTGGAACTACCGTTTCTCGGGCACAATGTATTCTTTTGTCTTTAGACCTTCATACTTCTTTCAAAAACAAGATGGCAGCGGACCTGGCGGAAGCTATGATTATGGGCTTTCTGGCTTCACAGTATTTCCGATATTCCGTGTTACGCCACTTGAAAACTCATTTATTAAATTCTATATGCAGACCGGTTTAGGCTATGGAACCTTGAATGGCGAGATTACGGCAGGTGCACATGATCTTAAATTCAAAGGCAGTGCATTTGGTGTGATGGGTGGTATTGGGGTGGACTTCTGCTTCTCTGACGCTCACTGCTTAACAGTGGAAGGGAATCTGCGCTATATGCCGATCGAAAGAAACCTAACAACGGGTGGAAACTGTACAAATGGCTCTATCCCAGACGTTACTCAATGTGGCGGATCTTCTGAAGTTGAACTTCGAAACTCTGACTTAAGAACGACATTCTCTGGCGTTCAAGGTGTTGTCGGCTATACGATGAACTTCTAGTTTAAAGAAAATTCTAAATTAAAAAGGCAGCTCTTTAGGCTGCCTTTTTTTTATTCGCTATGAATCTCTACCCACCGAGGCTTCCCGCCTTCAATACAAAGAACCTTGATCGTATTTTCGAACCATGATCCTAGATTGATAGTTCTTACCGATCTTCCAGAGATCTGCTCTGTTTCATCAACGTAAACATGCATATGCCCGGAGATAATCACGTCAAAAGGCTTTTCTTGATAAGCTCTTGGCGTGTGTGCGCAGATCATCTGCTTTAACCCTTCGGCGTTTCTAACTTGATAGTTCCCGGAACGCGATCTACTTTTTTGACTCGCTTTGTTCCCGATGTAACTCCAAAAAGCTCCTGGTAGCAAATCCCCTAAGGGCTTAATAAATGGATTTCTAATGATTGAGCGATAGCGCAAGTAAGCGACATCATTCAGATTGATCAGATCTCCATGCTCTAAGCGAACTGTCAAACCATCTAGCTCTACATATTGAGCTTCCACATGAACTTCAACACCCAAAAACTTTTGAAAGTAGCCTTCGACGTGAACATCATGATTTCCTTCGATATAGACAACCTTAGCCCCACCATCGACGAGATCTTTAAGAGCTTTTAAAATATCAGGAAATTGCTTTGCAAAATAAGAGTGACTGCCAATCCAAAGATCAAAAATGTCACCTAAGAGGTACAAGTGCGTTTGCGAGAGATCTTCTTCTTGCTTCAGAGAACGCAAAAAGCGCAATAGGATTTTCCCATTGCGCTCTTCTTGTGTTTTCAAATGAAGATCTGAAATAAACCAAGCTTTCACTTTAGTTGTTCAGATCAAAACCCTGTTTTTTTCTGATAAAAGCAGGAACTTCTAGATTTTGGTTCGAAAATGGAGAGCTAAGTACTTCTCTTGCCATACGACGAGCTTCTTCTAGAGATTGTTGTTCATGATCAACGTTCATTGAAAGCTGCTCAGGATTGTTGTGCTTTGCTTTAAGGTCTTGGCTTTCTTTGAAAGCACGAGCTTTTGCCAACAACATATCACGAGAAGAAATGTTAGCTTCGATCTGTGGCTGGATCGGAGTTGCAACCTCTTGAGATACCGGAGCAGTCATTTCTTGAGCAGGAGCTGCTGGCATCACCGGCGCTACCGTTTCAACAACAGGAGTTTGAGGGGCCATCGGTTGTTGTTGCACCATTGGCTGAACAACTGGCATTGCTGGCTCAACTTCCATCATTGGAACTTCTTGAGACGGAGTCGTCGTGAAATTCATAACTTGAGATTGAACTGCAGAAATCGGTGGCAACTCAACTGCCGGAGGTGCTACTGGCATTTGTGGCATAGATGGCATTACTGGCATCTGTGGCATGTTCATTTGCGGTGGCATCTGAGGCATTTGTGGCATAGCCGGCATTTGTGGATACTGAGGCATTTGCGGCATCTGCATATTATTCATATTCATGTTCATTGAATTGAAATGCATATGATTTTGGTTGTTCAAGAAATTTTGCATCTGATTAACTTGAGCCATATCATTCACAAGTTTTACTTCGTGAGAATCAAAGCCAGTTGCAATAACAGTTACACGAACTTCATCGCCCATGCTTTCGTCAATAACTGCACCGAAAATGATTTCCGCATCTTCATGAGCAGCTTCTGTGATCAAAGTAGAAGCTTCGTTCACTTCATATAATGACAAGTCAGATCCACCAGTCACGTTGATGATAATGCCAGTAGCACCATCAATTTTAACATTTTCTAGTAGAGGAGAAGAAATTGCAGCAGTTGCAGCTTCAACAGCTCTGTTATCACCAGTTGCAGATCCTGTTCCCATGATCGCAATACCTTTAGAAGACATAACCGTTCTGATATCTGCAAAGTCTAAGTTGATAAGACCACGGATGTTGATCAAATCAGAGATACCTTTAACAGCTTGAAGAAGAACCTCATCTGCTTTTTTGAATGTATCTAATAGAGGAGTTCTTTCCGCAGCGATTGAAAGAAGCTTTTGGTTAGGAATAACGATCAGTGTATCAACATTTTCCTTAAGCTCTTGCAAGCCACCTTCAGCGTGTTTGCCACGTTTTTTACCTTCAAATAAGAAAGGCTTAGTTACAACACCAATAGTAAGAGCGCCAAGCTCTCTTGCAATTTTCGCTACAACTGGAGCACCGCCAGTTCCCGTTCCACCGCCCATACCAGCAGTTACGAAAACCATGTCAGAGCCTTCAAGTTTTTCTACGATTTCATTGTAGGACTCAATCGCAGCACGACGGCCAACATCTGGATTTGCACCAGCGCCAAGACCTTTCGTTAAATCAAGACCAAGCTGAATTTTGTTAGAAGCTTTGTTTGCGTTCAATGCTTGGATGTCTGTGTTAGCTACGATGAACTCAACACCAGTCATACCTGATTCGATCATTGTAGATACAGCGTTGCTTCCGCCTCCGCCAACACCTACAACTTTAATATTTGCACCTATGCTGATATTTTCTTCCAATTCAAACATGTTCTGATCCTCCCCCAAATAAGATCAAGTGCCAAATCGACGGCACTTACCGAGTAAAATAATTTTAAAAAATCTGTCCAAAAAAATCTTTGATCTTCTTAGTGATGCCATCCAAAGATTCACCGATATTGACTTCCTGTCCATGGGACGTCATCAGGTCTTTCTTTTGGCTGAGGGCATACATTAATAAGCCTACAGAAGTTGAATACTCTCCAGATTTTACAACATCTGTTAGTCCGCCAATTTCGCGAGGAGCCCCTCTACGAACGGGGATATCAAAGATAAACTCACCCATCTCCACAAGACCGTCGAGCTGACTGCCACCACCAGTTAGGACAATTCCTGAACCTAGCATTGGCATCACTCCACTCATGCGAAGATCGTTTGCAATTAAATTTAATGTTTCTTCAGCTCTTGCTTCGATAACATCAGCAAGATCTTTACGAGGGATCGAGCGAGCCTTACGACCGCCTACACCTTCTACTTCGATAGTTTCATTATCATTGACCATCGAAGCCATCGCACAACCGTATTTCTTCTTTAATTCTTCAGCAGCAAACTGAGGAGTACGAAGACCTACTGCCACATCGTGTGTGAAATGCTGACCACCGACTGGAATCGTTGATGAATGAGCAACACTGCCATTTACAAAGTAAAGAGCGTTACAAGCACCACCGCCCATATCAACAACGCAAACCCCAAGGTTTTTCTCGTCATTTGAAATCACTGCTGTTGCTGAAGCCAATTGCCCCAACACCAGACCGCCAATTTTCAGGCCTGCTTTTTCGATACATTTAATAGAGTTATTGATAGCGCTTTGACTTCCCGTCACGATATGAACATTCGCTTCTAAGCGAATACCTGACATGCCGATAGGATCGGTAATTCCG carries:
- a CDS encoding hypothetical protein (COG1770 Protease II), whose amino-acid sequence is MHKAPQAPKAMTKPHNLSIHGDTRVDNYFWLKDRENPEVIKYLESENKFTAESMKDVKGLEEELFKDMKSRIKEDESSFPVKKGNYYYQVRYEVGAQYPLYTRTHIASHTEEVLLNIPEMAKGHSFYQNTSPKISPNEEWMAYGVDTVGRRFYTVSVKNLKSGEVLSHQIKDITPNFVWAADNQHLFYAKQNPDTLRSEKIFRFDIKTGKEEMVYFEADEIFSAYVYKSLSEKFIFIGSASTLTSEVHFLDAHIPLQKPRLFLKRKQGHEYSVTDGVDKFYILSNDGATNFRVFETSIYDTDRQFWKEIIPHNPKSLIQDMTVFEHYIVLEQRENGLTHIRIYDRHGKNPYSIPFTDQSYLASIGDNREYQSHTLRYNFESLRLPDSIYDFNMKSHTQELKKVREVPNYNAEKYVAERVMIESHDGVKVPVSIIRKKDFNFDSSAGLLIYGYGSYGATMEPWFHSDIFSLVDRGFVYAIAHIRGGSEMGREWFDTGRQMHKKNTFLDFIACTEGLLKMRYASPKRVFAMGGSAGGLLMGAITNMRPDLYTGIVAQVPFVDVVTTMLDETIPLTTGEYEQWGNPNETEAYKYILSYSPYDNVVDAKYPNMLITTGLHDSQVQYWEPAKWVAKLRDHNKGNSLILMKTNMDAGHGGASGRFERLREEATEMAFILMIDKAHQH
- a CDS encoding UDP-2,3-diacylglucosamine hydrolase (COG2908 Uncharacterized protein conserved in bacteria), which codes for MKAWFISDLHLKTQEERNGKILLRFLRSLKQEEDLSQTHLYLLGDIFDLWIGSHSYFAKQFPDILKALKDLVDGGAKVVYIEGNHDVHVEGYFQKFLGVEVHVEAQYVELDGLTVRLEHGDLINLNDVAYLRYRSIIRNPFIKPLGDLLPGAFWSYIGNKASQKSRSRSGNYQVRNAEGLKQMICAHTPRAYQEKPFDVIISGHMHVYVDETEQISGRSVRTINLGSWFENTIKVLCIEGGKPRWVEIHSE
- a CDS encoding hypothetical protein (COG1376 Uncharacterized protein conserved in bacteria), producing the protein MKSIKYGVVLASLVASHAASASVWGKVKNAFNDCKYSKEEYNQTYRSEMQSTQKLPDHFFGKFSESDFDSKPWMRDFIYVIVIDRAAKGAGAQSMRVYENGRLIHKAKVSTGRETLELKRKNKSCTGAPPKSYWSNTPTGYFTPKYLSKDHVSSSWDSSMPYAIFYDIDNGLALHEVYSKYAGYLGSRASGGCTRQDATSAQNLFNQVRSTEGRQIPMIREDGTPVLDEAGRMIYITKQNFRSKTNPNYATTFNTYSALIIVEDSSLTK
- a CDS encoding hypothetical protein (COG1960 Acyl-CoA dehydrogenases) gives rise to the protein MFHNKGAISLFLAIAVVGSLLPQTAEAQRRFVPRASTGDISLGIAIATVSAGQDDMNSAIDAAAATGASTKNLGNAWEIMGSWNYRFSGTMYSFVFRPSYFFQKQDGSGPGGSYDYGLSGFTVFPIFRVTPLENSFIKFYMQTGLGYGTLNGEITAGAHDLKFKGSAFGVMGGIGVDFCFSDAHCLTVEGNLRYMPIERNLTTGGNCTNGSIPDVTQCGGSSEVELRNSDLRTTFSGVQGVVGYTMNF
- a CDS encoding cell division protein FtsZ (COG0206 Cell division GTPase); the encoded protein is MFELEENISIGANIKVVGVGGGGSNAVSTMIESGMTGVEFIVANTDIQALNANKASNKIQLGLDLTKGLGAGANPDVGRRAAIESYNEIVEKLEGSDMVFVTAGMGGGTGTGGAPVVAKIARELGALTIGVVTKPFLFEGKKRGKHAEGGLQELKENVDTLIVIPNQKLLSIAAERTPLLDTFKKADEVLLQAVKGISDLINIRGLINLDFADIRTVMSSKGIAIMGTGSATGDNRAVEAATAAISSPLLENVKIDGATGIIINVTGGSDLSLYEVNEASTLITEAAHEDAEIIFGAVIDESMGDEVRVTVIATGFDSHEVKLVNDMAQVNQMQNFLNNQNHMHFNSMNMNMNNMQMPQMPQYPQMPAMPQMPQMPPQMNMPQMPVMPSMPQMPVAPPAVELPPISAVQSQVMNFTTTPSQEVPMMEVEPAMPVVQPMVQQQPMAPQTPVVETVAPVMPAAPAQEMTAPVSQEVATPIQPQIEANISSRDMLLAKARAFKESQDLKAKHNNPEQLSMNVDHEQQSLEEARRMAREVLSSPFSNQNLEVPAFIRKKQGFDLNN
- a CDS encoding aconitate hydratase (COG1048 Aconitase A), encoding MNIQSKDSFGTKETLSVGKTQYTIFNQSKIKHPNLKKLPRSLRVLLENLLRHEDGMHVTKDDVESLLALDEKSLSREISFFPARVLMQDFTGVPAVVDLAAMRDAMKALGGDPKKINPLVPVDLVIDHSVMVDSFGSKNSFDENVKMEFARNSERYTFLKWGQNAFQNFKVVPPGTGICHQVNLEYLAKTVWNNGSYAYPDTLVGTDSHTTMVNGLSVLGWGVGGIEAEAVMLGQPLSMLIPEVIGFKLEGNLKEGTTATDLVLTITQMLRQKGVVGKFVEFYGPGLNSLSLADRATIANMAPEYGATCGFFPIDNETLRYLKNSGRPAETLELVESYAKATGLWRHEEDEKNFTFQDTLHLNMSSVEPSLAGPKRPQDRVLLSQAPADFETQLDKTFQVEQTKRQRKSFEVPVVGEDYSLGHGDVVIAAITSCTNTSNPDVMLGAGLVAKKAVEKGLTVKPWVKTSLAPGSQVVSDYLEKAGVQKYLDQLGFNLVGYGCTTCIGNSGPLSEPISAAVDKGDLVVASVLSGNRNFEGRINPQAKANYLASPMLVVAYALAGHMGVNLYKDSLGKGHDGKDVYLKDIWPSNEEIRETVRNTVDVDMFENRYGNVFDGTADWKNIKTTSEQTYSWTPSTYIKNPPYFDGMKKGLGKLEDISGARILALLGDSITTDHISPAGSIKKDSPAGRFLMSKNVEPVDFNSYGSRRGNDDVMVRGTFANIRIKNELAPGTEGGVTKYAPTGEVMSIYDAATKYMGTKTPLIVIAGKEYGTGSSRDWAAKGTRLLGVKAVIAESFERIHRSNLIGMGVIPLQFKDGVNRKTLNLDGTELLSIRGIETMKPSQVLELEVKRQDGTMTLVPLKSRIDTAVELEYFKNDGILHYVLRKLT
- a CDS encoding ADP-ribose pyrophosphatase (COG0494 NTP pyrophosphohydrolases including oxidative damage repair enzymes) is translated as MDALSEKTLSTKDVYSGSFLKVKQDEVQGPDGKVYLREYIQHPGASLIIPLLDNNKVVMIRQYRHAVKKEFLEFPAGKRDAGEDLLITAQRELLEETGYTAKDWKFLTTIHPVIGYSDEHIDIYLAKNLTFSNVKLDAGEFLETVEIEIPQLLELIQSGHLSDVKTQIAAFWLDKILRGSWNEQS